ATGGAATGGCTTGATACGAATTATGTGTCTTTGCTTAAATTAGCTGTTACCAGAGAGTTGGGTGATAAATCCAAGCTTTACTATGCGGTAAAAGACCTGAAAGCTGAGCAAATCAATAAAAATGCCGTAAATCAACCCGAACCCGTATCGGGAAGAACTAAATTAGCGCCGCAGACGCTTTCTATTCCGGTGGCTGATAAAAATCCTGAGCTGAAAAATCCATTTGTAATTCCTGGAATTCGTGAAATCCAAATAGATCCGCAGTTAAATCCGAATCAAAATTTTGACAATTTTGTAGAAGGCGATTCGAACCGATTGGCACGTTCGGCAGGGATTGCAGTGGCTAATAAGCCAGGAGGAACTTCCTTTAATCCGTTGTTCATTTTTGGAGGAGTAGGTTTGGGTAAAACTCACCTTGCACAAGCTATTGGTGTGGAAATCAAAGAGAAACACCCAAGAAAAAAAGTGTTGTACGTTTCGGCTGAAAAATTTACACAACAATATACCGAGTCGGTGCGTAACAACACGCGTAATGATTTTATACATTTCTACCAGCTTATTGATGTGCTTATTGTAGATGATATTCAGTTTTTTGCTTCTAAATCGGGTACGCAAGACACATTCTTCCATATTTTCAATCACTTACACCAAAATAATAAGCAAATTATTTTGACTTCGGACAAGGCTCCTGTGGATATGCAAGAGGTAGAACAACGATTGCTTTCACGTTTCAAGTGGGGGCTTTCGGCAGAATTACAAGCCCCCGATTTTGATACGCGTTTTGCCATCTTGAAAAACAAATTCCAAAATGATGGGGCAGTAGTAAGCGATGAAATTATTCAATATTTAGCTGAAAATGTGAAAACTAACGTAAGAGAGCTGGAAGGAGTAAGTAATTCGCTCATCGCTCAAGCGGCTTTTAATCGTAAGGAATTTTCTATTGAACTGGCAAGAAATGTTGTTGAAAAAATGGTGAAAAACCAAAAGAAAGAAATTACTATTGACAGCATTCAAAAGATAGTAAGTGATTATTTTAATTTGGATTTGGAAACATTACAATCAAAAACCCGAAAAAGGCACGTGGTTCAGGCGCGTCAGTTGGCAATGTTTTTTGCTAAAAAATATACTAAAGAATCACTTTCAAGTATTGGTAATCAGATAGGTAAGCGTGATCACGCTACTGTACTACACGCTTGTAAAACGGTAGAGGATTTGGCTCAAACCGATAGAGATTTCCAAAAATATATGGATGAATTGAATATAAAAATCTCCAATTAACTACACTAAAATATGGGAAAGACAAAAATATTGATGGTTTGTTTAGGCAATATATGCCGTTCTCCTTTGGCTGAAGGGGTGTTGCGCTCGAAATTGAATGCCGAGCTGTTTGAGGTTGATTCTGCTGGAACTTCAAACTATCACGTTGGAGATGCTCCTGACCATCGCTCTGTAGAAGTAGCTAGAAAAAACGGGATAGATATATCTAATCTTAGGGGAAGACAATTTCAAACTTCTGATTTTGAATATTTTGACTATATTTTTGTGATGGATGAAAGCAATTATGAAAATGTAGTAAAATTGGCAAAAACTTCACAACATCGTGAAAAAGTTTCTCTTTTGTTAGATGTTTTTGATAGTGAAGTTAAAAGGGAAGTTCCTGACCCATATTACGGTGGAAAGAATGATTTTCAAGCTGTTTTTACCCTTATTGACGGAGCGTGTAATGCCATTGCTGAAAAACTTAATGCTTAATTTTGGGTAAAGTTTATGGAATTTGGTAAACTTTATTTAATTCCTAATTTGTTGGGTGAAAGTACGGTAGATGCTGTTTTGCCTCCTCAAGTGGCTTCAGTGGTAAGCTCACTCACTCATTTTATTGTTGAGAATGAAAAATCTGCTCGAAAATTTATAAAACAAATTACTCCTGAAAAATCACAACAAAGCCTAAATTTTTACGTTATCAATAAACACACCCAAGCTACTGAAATACCATCATTTTTAAATCCCTGTTTTTCAGGTTTTTCTGTTGGTGTCATTTCGGAAGCAGGTTGCCCTGGAATTGCTGACCCAGGCAGTGAGGTGGTTAGTCTTGCTCATCAAAAAAATATCTGTGTGGTGCCTTTGGTAGGACCTTCTTCTATTTTGTTAGCAATGATGGCAAG
This genomic window from Capnocytophaga canimorsus contains:
- a CDS encoding low molecular weight protein-tyrosine-phosphatase, with translation MGKTKILMVCLGNICRSPLAEGVLRSKLNAELFEVDSAGTSNYHVGDAPDHRSVEVARKNGIDISNLRGRQFQTSDFEYFDYIFVMDESNYENVVKLAKTSQHREKVSLLLDVFDSEVKREVPDPYYGGKNDFQAVFTLIDGACNAIAEKLNA
- a CDS encoding SAM-dependent methyltransferase is translated as MEFGKLYLIPNLLGESTVDAVLPPQVASVVSSLTHFIVENEKSARKFIKQITPEKSQQSLNFYVINKHTQATEIPSFLNPCFSGFSVGVISEAGCPGIADPGSEVVSLAHQKNICVVPLVGPSSILLAMMASGLNGQSFAFNGYLPIDREQRKKTLKSLERKAREGQTQIFIETPYRNDKMLADLLQTLQPNTLLCIASDITLPTETIKTQTISQWKKVKVDFQKRPTIFIIG